The proteins below are encoded in one region of Streptomyces marianii:
- a CDS encoding ABC transporter permease: protein MTVLKTSLRNLLAHKGRMALSAVAVLLSVAFVSGTLVFTDTMNTTFDKLFAATAADVTVSPRDAEDDDETPQSGRPETLPASLLPAVEKAEGVKSAEGAVVSMSVTVVDARNKNMGSSNGAPTIAGNWTRGELRSMEITSGHAPRGPTDVMVDADTAGKHGLEIGDELRTIAVTGDFTATISGIASFKVTNPGAAVVYFDTATAQRELLGGTGRFTHIAVTAEPGVSHELLKRNVAEAAGGTYRFQTQAEAADAGREDVAGFLDVMKYAMLGFAGIAVLVGVFLIVNTFSMLVAQRTREIGLMRAIGSSRRQVNRSVLIEALLLGVIGSVAGIGAGVGLAVGLMELMSSMGMNLSTSDLTVKWTTPVIGLVLGVVVTVLAAYIPARRAGKVSPMAALRDAGTPADGRAGLVRGGIGLVLTGAGGAALWAATRADEAAGGSMWLGFGVVLSLIGFIVVGPLLAGGVVRVLGAVVLRAFGPVGRMAERNALRNPRRTGATGAALMIGLALVACLSVVGSSMVASATEELDKSVGADFIVQSANGPIVPQAQQALEKAPGIAHVTEYKGVRATVTAPDGTSSDDEWLVAADPTYAQDLRRETVAGELRAAYGEDAMSVGETYADKHGVEVGDTLTVAFRGGGTAKLRVAAVTSDDTNVDKGAMYMAIATAERYFTPERMPKNTMMFAEAEEGGEKEAYQHLKDALAPYPQYRVLDQTDFKQDLKDQVGQLLNIVYGLLALAIIVAVLGVVNTLALSVVERTREIGLMRAIGLSRRQLRRMIRLESVVIALFGALLGLGLGMGWGTAAQKLLALEGLGVLDIPWPTILYVFVGSALVGLVAALVPAFRAGRMNVLNAIATD, encoded by the coding sequence GTGACCGTGCTCAAGACCTCGCTGCGCAACCTCCTCGCGCACAAGGGGCGCATGGCGCTGTCCGCCGTCGCCGTCCTGCTGTCCGTGGCGTTCGTCTCCGGCACGCTGGTGTTCACCGACACGATGAACACCACCTTCGACAAGCTCTTCGCGGCCACCGCCGCCGACGTCACCGTCAGCCCCCGTGATGCCGAGGACGACGACGAGACCCCGCAGAGCGGCCGCCCCGAGACACTGCCCGCCTCGCTCCTGCCGGCGGTGGAGAAGGCCGAGGGCGTGAAGTCCGCCGAGGGCGCCGTCGTCTCCATGAGCGTCACCGTCGTCGACGCCCGCAACAAGAACATGGGCTCCAGCAACGGCGCGCCCACGATCGCCGGCAACTGGACACGGGGCGAACTGCGTTCGATGGAGATCACCTCCGGACACGCGCCGCGCGGCCCCACCGACGTCATGGTCGACGCCGACACCGCCGGGAAGCACGGCCTCGAGATCGGCGACGAGCTGCGGACCATCGCCGTCACCGGCGACTTCACGGCCACGATCTCCGGGATCGCCTCCTTCAAGGTCACCAACCCCGGCGCGGCCGTCGTCTACTTCGACACCGCCACCGCCCAGCGGGAACTCCTGGGCGGGACGGGCCGGTTCACCCACATCGCGGTCACCGCCGAACCCGGGGTGAGCCATGAGCTGCTGAAGAGGAACGTCGCCGAGGCGGCCGGCGGGACGTACCGGTTCCAGACGCAGGCCGAGGCGGCGGACGCGGGCCGCGAGGACGTCGCGGGCTTCCTCGACGTCATGAAGTACGCGATGCTCGGCTTCGCCGGGATCGCCGTCCTGGTCGGCGTCTTCCTCATCGTCAACACCTTCTCCATGCTGGTCGCCCAGCGCACCCGCGAGATCGGCCTGATGCGCGCCATCGGTTCGAGCCGGCGCCAGGTCAACCGTTCCGTCCTCATCGAGGCGCTCCTCCTCGGAGTCATCGGCTCCGTCGCCGGCATCGGCGCCGGTGTGGGGCTCGCCGTCGGCCTGATGGAACTCATGTCGTCGATGGGTATGAACCTCTCCACCTCGGATCTGACCGTGAAGTGGACGACGCCCGTCATCGGCCTGGTGCTCGGAGTCGTCGTCACGGTCCTCGCCGCCTACATCCCCGCCAGACGGGCCGGGAAGGTCTCCCCGATGGCCGCGCTGCGCGACGCCGGCACCCCTGCGGACGGCAGGGCGGGACTGGTCCGGGGCGGCATCGGGCTGGTGCTCACCGGCGCCGGCGGCGCGGCCCTGTGGGCGGCGACGAGGGCCGACGAGGCGGCCGGGGGCTCGATGTGGCTCGGCTTCGGCGTCGTCCTCAGCCTCATCGGCTTCATCGTCGTCGGCCCCCTGCTGGCGGGCGGTGTCGTGCGGGTCCTCGGCGCGGTCGTCCTGAGGGCCTTCGGGCCGGTGGGGAGGATGGCCGAGCGCAACGCCCTGCGCAATCCGCGCCGGACCGGTGCCACCGGCGCCGCGCTGATGATCGGCCTTGCGCTCGTCGCCTGCCTGTCCGTCGTCGGCTCGTCCATGGTCGCTTCGGCGACCGAGGAGCTCGACAAGTCCGTCGGCGCCGACTTCATCGTCCAGTCCGCCAACGGCCCCATCGTGCCGCAGGCGCAGCAGGCCCTGGAGAAGGCGCCCGGCATCGCCCACGTCACCGAGTACAAGGGCGTCAGGGCGACCGTCACCGCCCCCGACGGAACGTCCAGCGATGACGAGTGGCTGGTCGCCGCCGACCCGACGTACGCGCAGGACCTGCGCCGCGAGACGGTCGCCGGTGAACTCCGGGCCGCCTACGGCGAGGACGCCATGTCCGTCGGCGAGACCTACGCCGACAAGCACGGTGTGGAGGTCGGCGACACGTTGACCGTGGCGTTCCGGGGCGGCGGGACCGCGAAGCTGAGGGTCGCGGCCGTCACCTCCGACGACACCAACGTCGACAAGGGCGCGATGTACATGGCCATCGCCACCGCCGAGCGGTACTTCACGCCCGAGCGGATGCCGAAGAACACCATGATGTTCGCCGAGGCCGAGGAGGGCGGGGAGAAGGAGGCCTACCAGCACCTCAAGGACGCCCTCGCGCCCTACCCGCAGTACCGGGTGCTGGACCAGACCGACTTCAAGCAGGACCTGAAGGACCAGGTCGGGCAACTGCTGAACATCGTCTACGGGCTGCTCGCGCTCGCCATCATCGTGGCCGTCCTCGGGGTCGTGAACACCCTGGCCCTGTCGGTGGTCGAGCGGACCCGGGAGATCGGCCTGATGCGGGCCATCGGCCTCTCCCGCCGCCAGCTGCGCCGGATGATCCGCCTGGAGTCGGTCGTCATCGCGCTCTTCGGCGCCCTGCTCGGCCTCGGCCTGGGCATGGGCTGGGGCACCGCGGCGCAGAAGCTGCTGGCCCTGGAGGGCCTCGGCGTCCTCGACATCCCCTGGCCGACGATCCTGTACGTCTTCGTCGGGTCGGCGCTCGTGGGACTGGTGGCCGCGCTGGTGCCGGCGTTCCGCGCCGGCCGGATGAACGTCCTCAACGCCATCGCCACCGATTAG
- a CDS encoding ABC transporter ATP-binding protein yields the protein MTTAVTTPRHGGTGGRSAVAARARQVVKAYGSGETRVVALDHVDVDIARGRFTAIMGPSGSGKSTLMHCLAGLDTVTSGEIHLDETEITRLKDKKLTQLRRDRIGFIFQAFNLLPTLNALENITLPMDIAGRRPDAAWLNRVVGTVGLADRLGHRPNQLSGGQQQRVAVARALAARPDIIFGDEPTGNLDSRAGAEVLGFLRRSVDELGQTIVMVTHDPAAASHADRVLYLADGRIVDEMLDPTAEQVLDRMKDFDARGRTS from the coding sequence GTGACAACGGCTGTGACCACTCCCAGGCACGGGGGTACCGGAGGGCGTAGCGCCGTCGCGGCTCGAGCGCGACAGGTCGTGAAGGCGTACGGATCGGGCGAGACCCGCGTCGTCGCGCTCGACCACGTCGACGTGGACATCGCGCGGGGTCGCTTCACCGCCATCATGGGCCCGTCAGGCTCCGGCAAGTCCACGCTGATGCACTGCCTCGCCGGACTCGACACCGTCACCTCGGGGGAGATCCACCTCGACGAGACCGAGATCACCCGGCTGAAGGACAAGAAGCTCACCCAGCTCCGCCGCGACCGGATCGGCTTCATCTTCCAGGCGTTCAACCTGCTGCCCACGCTCAACGCCCTGGAGAACATCACGCTCCCCATGGACATCGCGGGCCGCAGGCCGGACGCCGCCTGGCTGAACCGGGTCGTCGGGACGGTCGGGCTCGCCGACCGGCTCGGGCACCGTCCCAACCAGCTGTCGGGCGGCCAGCAGCAGCGCGTCGCCGTGGCCCGCGCCCTCGCCGCACGACCCGACATCATCTTCGGCGACGAGCCGACCGGGAACCTGGACTCCCGCGCCGGTGCCGAGGTCCTGGGCTTCCTGCGCCGGTCCGTCGACGAACTCGGCCAGACCATCGTCATGGTCACCCACGACCCCGCCGCCGCCTCCCACGCCGACCGCGTGCTGTACCTGGCCGACGGCCGGATCGTCGACGAGATGCTGGATCCCACCGCCGAGCAGGTCCTCGACCGCATGAAGGACTTCGACGCCCGGGGACGGACCTCGTGA
- a CDS encoding MFS transporter, whose amino-acid sequence MGGGGGTGADGTGADADGRPGEEPGRGGGARPGADGHPTAEQARSGEARPCGGDRPSVGRGDGARPRADGHPAAEPDRPPGLPSGAEPASPSEEPGPEHRSAAGHPAAPDPGPRGTGAGARARAEAAGARTAAPHAGGGPAAGAAHRRRPVVAALMLGMGLAALDGTVVSTAVPQIVGDLGGFSVFSWLFSGYLLAVTVTLPVYGKLSDTFGRKPVLVAGIVLFLAGSLLCAVAWNMASLIAFRVVQGLGGGALQGTIQTIAADLYPLKERPRIVSKLSTVWAVSAVAGPAVGGLLAAWADWRWIFLINLPVGGVALWLISRHLVEPVRDRRPRPRVDWPGALTIFLTGTLLLTALVQGGVAWPWLSAPSLGLLGASAVCAAATVLVERRAAEPIIPGWVWRRRTIAVVNLALGALGLLMVAPTVFLPTYAQSVLGLGPIAAGFVLSVMTLSWPVSAAYSNRLYNRIGFRNTALTGIGAALLVLLAFPLLPYPGEPWQPALIMLLLGAALGFFQLPLLVGVQSTVPWTERGTTTASVLFCRQVGQSVGAALFGALANSVLAARLGGAGDLDSVARALADGSSHDRVRRAVATAVDLVFVGAAAAAALALLALLFAPRRFPVLTEQRPDL is encoded by the coding sequence ATGGGCGGGGGCGGCGGCACGGGCGCGGACGGGACCGGAGCAGACGCGGACGGCCGGCCCGGGGAGGAGCCGGGGCGCGGCGGTGGGGCCCGTCCGGGTGCCGACGGGCATCCCACGGCGGAGCAGGCCCGAAGCGGCGAGGCGCGTCCGTGCGGGGGCGACCGGCCCTCGGTGGGGCGAGGCGACGGAGCCCGTCCGCGCGCGGACGGCCACCCCGCAGCCGAGCCGGACCGCCCGCCGGGGCTCCCCTCAGGCGCGGAACCGGCCTCCCCCTCGGAAGAGCCGGGGCCGGAGCACCGGTCAGCCGCCGGGCACCCGGCCGCACCGGATCCCGGCCCGCGCGGAACGGGCGCCGGGGCGAGGGCGCGCGCCGAGGCGGCCGGGGCCCGTACCGCCGCTCCGCACGCCGGCGGCGGGCCCGCCGCCGGTGCCGCGCACCGCCGGAGGCCGGTGGTCGCCGCGCTGATGCTCGGGATGGGCCTCGCCGCCCTCGACGGCACGGTCGTGTCGACCGCCGTCCCCCAGATCGTGGGCGACCTCGGCGGCTTCTCGGTCTTCTCCTGGCTGTTCTCGGGCTATCTGCTCGCCGTCACCGTCACGCTCCCCGTCTACGGCAAGCTCTCCGACACCTTCGGCCGCAAGCCCGTGCTGGTCGCGGGCATCGTGCTGTTCCTGGCCGGCTCCCTGCTGTGTGCGGTCGCGTGGAACATGGCCTCGCTCATCGCCTTCCGTGTGGTCCAGGGGCTCGGCGGAGGAGCGCTGCAGGGCACGATCCAGACGATCGCCGCCGATCTGTACCCACTGAAGGAACGGCCCCGCATCGTGTCGAAGCTGTCCACGGTGTGGGCGGTCTCGGCGGTCGCCGGCCCCGCGGTGGGCGGTCTGCTCGCCGCCTGGGCCGACTGGCGCTGGATCTTCCTGATCAACCTCCCCGTCGGCGGTGTCGCGCTCTGGCTGATCTCCCGTCACCTCGTGGAGCCGGTACGGGACCGGCGGCCGCGCCCCCGGGTCGACTGGCCGGGCGCGCTCACCATCTTCCTCACCGGAACGCTGCTGCTCACCGCGCTCGTGCAGGGCGGAGTGGCCTGGCCCTGGCTCTCCGCACCCTCGCTCGGCCTCCTCGGGGCGAGCGCGGTCTGCGCGGCGGCGACCGTGCTCGTCGAACGGCGCGCGGCGGAGCCGATCATCCCCGGCTGGGTGTGGCGGCGGCGCACGATCGCCGTGGTGAACCTGGCCCTGGGCGCGCTCGGGCTGCTGATGGTGGCCCCGACGGTGTTCCTGCCCACGTACGCCCAGTCGGTGCTCGGACTCGGCCCGATCGCGGCCGGGTTCGTGCTGTCCGTGATGACCCTGAGCTGGCCGGTCAGCGCGGCGTACTCGAACCGCCTCTACAACCGCATCGGCTTCCGCAACACGGCCCTCACCGGGATCGGCGCCGCGCTGCTCGTCCTGCTGGCGTTCCCGTTGCTGCCGTACCCGGGCGAGCCATGGCAGCCGGCGCTGATCATGCTGCTGCTGGGCGCGGCCCTCGGCTTCTTCCAGCTGCCGCTGCTCGTCGGCGTGCAGTCGACCGTGCCCTGGACCGAGCGCGGGACGACGACGGCGTCCGTGCTGTTCTGCCGTCAGGTGGGGCAGAGCGTCGGCGCCGCACTGTTCGGGGCGCTGGCCAACTCGGTCCTGGCGGCCCGCCTCGGCGGTGCGGGCGATCTGGACTCCGTCGCCCGCGCGCTGGCGGACGGGTCCTCGCACGACCGGGTGCGGCGCGCGGTGGCGACGGCGGTCGATCTCGTCTTCGTCGGCGCTGCGGCGGCCGCCGCGCTCGCCCTGCTCGCGCTGTTGTTCGCACCGCGCAGGTTCCCGGTCCTCACGGAGCAGCGGCCGGACCTCTGA
- the mfd gene encoding transcription-repair coupling factor has protein sequence MSLHGLLDAVVKDPALVEAVKAAGDGHRPHVDLVGPPAARPFVVAGLAREASRPVLAVTATGREAEDLAAALRSLLDPDTVVDYPSWETLPHERLSPRSDTVGRRLAVLRRLAHPSTDDPAAGPVSVVVAPVRSVLQPQVKGLGELEPVSLRTGRTADLEDVVAGLAAAAYSRVELVEKRGEFAVRGGILDVFPPTEEHPLRIEFWGDDVEEIRYFKVADQRSLEVAEHGLWAPPCRELLLTDEVRRRAAALAEAHPELGELLGKIAEGIAVEGMESLAPVLVDDMELLLDVMPQGSMAVVCDPERVRTRAADLVATSQEFLQASWAASAGGGEAPIDVGAASLRGIADVRDRARELGMMWWSVSPFAVDEELTDDTLTLGMHAPETYRGDTARALADTKGWLADGWRTVFVTEGHGTASRTVEVLGGEGIAARLEADLGEIAPSVVHVACGSIDHGFVDPGLRLAVLTETDLSGQKAAGKDGARMPTRRRKQIDPLTLEAGDYIVHEQHGVGRYLEMVQRTVQGATREYLLVEYAPAKRGQPGDRLYIPTDQLEQVTKYVGGEAPTLHRLGGADWTKTKARAKKAVKEIAADLIKLYSARMAAPGHIFGPDTPWQRELEDAFPYAETPDQLTTIAEVKEDMEKSVPMDRLICGDVGYGKTEIAVRAAFKAVQDGKQVAVLVPTTLLVQQHFGTFSERYSQFPVVTRALSRFQSDTEAKATLEGLRDGSVDIVIGTHRLFSSETRFKDLGLVIVDEEQRFGVEHKEQLKKLRANVDVLTMSATPIPRTLEMAVTGIREMSTITTPPEERHPVLTFVGPYEERQIGAAVRRELLREGQVFYIHNRVESIDRAAARLREIVPEARIATAHGQMGESALEQVVVDFWEKKFDVLVSTTIVESGIDISNANTLIVERGDNFGLSQLHQLRGRVGRGRERGYAYFLYPPEKPLTETAHERLATIAQHTEMGAGMYVAMKDLEIRGAGNLLGGEQSGHIAGVGFDLYVRMVGEAVADYRASLEGGVEEEPPLEVKIELPVDAHVPHDYAPGERLRLQAYRAIAAANSEEDVKAVREELVDRYGKLPEPVENLLLVAGLRMLARACGVGEIVLQGPNIRFAPVELRESQELRLKRLYPRTVIKPAVQQVLVPRPTTGKIGGKPVVGRELLAWTGEFLTSILGS, from the coding sequence ATGAGCCTGCACGGTCTGCTCGACGCCGTCGTCAAGGACCCCGCCCTCGTCGAAGCGGTGAAAGCCGCGGGCGACGGTCACCGGCCCCACGTCGACCTGGTCGGACCGCCGGCCGCCCGGCCCTTCGTCGTGGCCGGACTGGCCCGCGAGGCATCCCGGCCCGTGCTGGCCGTGACCGCGACCGGCCGCGAGGCCGAGGACCTGGCCGCGGCGCTGCGGTCGCTGCTCGACCCGGACACGGTGGTGGACTACCCCTCGTGGGAGACCCTGCCGCACGAGCGGCTCTCGCCGCGCTCCGACACCGTCGGCCGCCGGCTCGCGGTACTGCGCCGGCTCGCGCACCCCAGCACGGACGACCCGGCCGCCGGGCCGGTCAGTGTGGTGGTCGCGCCCGTACGGTCGGTGCTGCAGCCCCAGGTCAAGGGCCTCGGGGAGCTGGAACCGGTGTCCCTGCGCACCGGGCGGACCGCCGACCTGGAGGACGTCGTCGCGGGGCTCGCGGCCGCGGCGTACTCGCGGGTGGAGCTGGTGGAGAAGCGCGGCGAGTTCGCCGTGCGCGGCGGCATCCTCGACGTCTTCCCGCCGACCGAGGAGCATCCGCTCCGGATCGAGTTCTGGGGCGACGACGTCGAGGAGATCCGCTACTTCAAGGTCGCCGACCAGCGTTCGCTGGAGGTCGCCGAGCACGGGCTGTGGGCGCCGCCGTGCCGTGAGCTGCTGCTCACCGACGAGGTGCGGCGGCGTGCCGCGGCCCTCGCCGAGGCCCATCCGGAGCTCGGCGAGCTGCTGGGGAAGATCGCCGAGGGCATCGCGGTCGAAGGCATGGAGTCCCTCGCCCCCGTCCTCGTCGACGACATGGAGCTGCTGCTCGACGTCATGCCGCAGGGTTCGATGGCCGTGGTGTGCGACCCCGAGCGGGTCCGCACCCGGGCCGCGGACCTGGTGGCCACGTCGCAGGAGTTCCTGCAGGCGTCGTGGGCCGCCTCGGCAGGCGGCGGCGAGGCGCCGATCGACGTCGGCGCGGCCTCGCTGCGGGGGATCGCGGACGTGAGGGACCGGGCGCGCGAGCTCGGCATGATGTGGTGGTCCGTGTCGCCGTTCGCCGTGGACGAGGAGCTGACGGACGACACCCTGACGCTCGGGATGCACGCCCCGGAGACGTACCGGGGCGACACCGCCCGCGCGCTCGCCGACACCAAGGGCTGGCTCGCCGACGGCTGGCGCACGGTCTTCGTGACCGAGGGCCACGGCACGGCGTCCCGCACCGTCGAGGTGCTGGGCGGCGAGGGGATCGCCGCCAGGCTGGAGGCGGACCTGGGGGAGATCGCCCCCTCCGTCGTCCATGTCGCCTGCGGCTCGATCGACCACGGCTTCGTCGACCCGGGCCTGAGGCTCGCGGTGCTGACGGAGACCGATCTGTCCGGGCAGAAGGCCGCGGGCAAGGACGGCGCGCGGATGCCGACCCGCCGCCGCAAGCAGATCGACCCGCTCACCCTGGAGGCGGGCGACTACATCGTCCACGAGCAGCACGGCGTCGGCCGCTACCTGGAGATGGTGCAGCGCACCGTGCAGGGCGCCACGCGCGAGTACCTGCTCGTCGAGTACGCCCCCGCCAAGCGCGGGCAGCCCGGCGACCGCCTCTACATCCCCACCGACCAGCTGGAGCAGGTCACCAAGTACGTCGGCGGTGAGGCGCCCACGCTGCACCGGCTCGGCGGGGCGGACTGGACGAAGACGAAGGCGCGCGCGAAGAAGGCGGTCAAGGAGATCGCCGCCGACCTGATCAAGCTCTACAGCGCCCGGATGGCGGCGCCCGGGCACATCTTCGGCCCGGACACGCCCTGGCAGCGGGAACTGGAGGACGCGTTCCCGTACGCGGAGACGCCCGACCAGCTGACCACCATCGCCGAGGTCAAGGAGGACATGGAGAAGTCGGTTCCGATGGACCGGCTGATCTGCGGCGACGTCGGCTACGGCAAGACGGAGATCGCCGTCCGGGCCGCCTTCAAGGCCGTCCAGGACGGCAAGCAGGTGGCGGTGCTCGTGCCGACGACGCTGCTGGTGCAGCAGCACTTCGGGACCTTCTCGGAGCGCTACTCCCAGTTCCCCGTCGTCACCCGGGCCCTCTCGCGCTTCCAGTCCGACACCGAGGCCAAGGCGACCCTGGAGGGTCTGCGGGACGGCTCCGTCGACATCGTCATCGGCACGCACCGGCTGTTCTCGTCCGAGACCAGGTTCAAGGACCTGGGGCTGGTCATCGTGGACGAGGAGCAGCGGTTCGGCGTCGAGCACAAGGAGCAGCTGAAGAAGCTCCGCGCGAACGTCGACGTCCTGACGATGTCCGCGACGCCCATCCCCCGGACCCTGGAGATGGCGGTCACCGGCATCCGCGAGATGTCGACGATCACCACCCCGCCGGAGGAGCGCCACCCGGTACTGACGTTCGTCGGCCCCTACGAGGAGAGGCAGATCGGTGCGGCCGTCCGCCGCGAACTCCTCCGCGAGGGCCAGGTGTTCTACATCCACAACCGGGTCGAGTCGATCGACCGGGCGGCGGCGCGGCTGCGGGAGATCGTCCCGGAGGCGCGGATCGCGACCGCTCACGGCCAGATGGGCGAGAGCGCGCTGGAACAGGTCGTCGTCGACTTCTGGGAGAAGAAGTTCGACGTGCTCGTCTCGACGACGATCGTCGAGTCCGGCATCGACATCTCCAACGCCAACACGCTCATCGTCGAGCGCGGCGACAACTTCGGCCTCTCCCAGCTGCACCAGCTGCGCGGCCGGGTCGGCCGCGGCAGGGAACGCGGCTACGCGTACTTCCTCTACCCGCCGGAGAAGCCGCTCACCGAGACCGCGCACGAGCGGCTGGCGACGATCGCCCAGCACACCGAGATGGGTGCGGGCATGTACGTCGCGATGAAGGACCTGGAGATCCGCGGCGCGGGCAACCTCCTCGGCGGCGAGCAGTCCGGGCACATCGCGGGCGTCGGCTTCGACCTGTACGTCCGCATGGTGGGCGAGGCGGTCGCCGACTACCGGGCCTCCCTGGAGGGCGGTGTGGAGGAGGAACCGCCGCTGGAGGTCAAGATCGAGCTCCCGGTCGACGCGCACGTCCCGCACGACTACGCACCGGGAGAGCGGCTGCGCCTCCAGGCGTACCGGGCCATCGCCGCCGCGAACTCGGAGGAGGACGTCAAGGCGGTGCGCGAGGAACTCGTCGACCGCTATGGCAAGCTGCCCGAGCCGGTGGAGAACCTGCTGCTGGTCGCCGGGCTGCGGATGCTCGCCCGGGCCTGCGGGGTCGGCGAGATCGTGCTCCAGGGCCCGAACATCCGCTTCGCGCCGGTGGAGCTGCGCGAGTCGCAGGAGCTGCGGCTGAAGCGGCTGTACCCGCGCACGGTGATCAAGCCTGCGGTCCAGCAGGTCCTGGTGCCCCGTCCGACGACGGGCAAGATCGGCGGCAAGCCGGTGGTGGGACGTGAACTGCTGGCGTGGACGGGCGAGTTCCTGACGTCGATCCTCGGCTCGTAG